In the Augochlora pura isolate Apur16 chromosome 7, APUR_v2.2.1, whole genome shotgun sequence genome, taatatcaactaaaaattatttttagatagaCCTTACAAAATGACAAACCTGATGTGGTTCTAAAACAGGTAGAATGTCCCTTATGCTAGCCAATGGCGGTGGTAGCAGTTGTCCTAGTGCCATGACACTGACCAGCGAGACACCTTCACTAGTATTCCAGATAGCCATCACGGTTGCAGCGATACCCCTTAATAAAACCGAACAGTATGCCAGTGCTGGTCTATACCAAGCTGTCAGCTTTAACAACGTCCACAATAGTGGCACATCCCTAAACGTCCTCCGAATTTGCAAGTCCCTCTCTATAGTCACCTAGCCAAGGAAATAatgcaatcaatttttaaaaatactgaagCGGTTGAAGattaattacttttgtaaATTCTTCATCAGGCCACGGTAACCCATTGTACATCACGTCCGGGGATACTAATTCTACCAACAGTAGACTGACCATGGTCAAAGCGTCAAGATTAACAGGATACCGTTCCGAATCCTTGGTGCTGCAACAAGCCTGCAACATTCAGATTCTCAGAAGCACTTGGCAGAGTTAGGCAAagtcattcaatttattaaattttcaacgacGACAAAATTTGCCCAACCCTGCCGTTCAACCATTGCATTTTCAAATCAGGTACCTTAATCACGTCCATCAGCAGCATTTTATTCAGagctataatttctttatcgaTCGTGTTTTCAGGTGGTGGCTTTCTAGGCCCGTGGCCAATCACTCCAGCGTGGAACACCGATGAATGTTTCTGGGCTAGCATAGTACTGGTAACCTGAACAAAGCATTTCGTTAGATTCGTTTTTCTATCGCTGTGTCCAGCCCTTATTTTCGCACCTGTTTGTGATTTTGATGCAGAAGCAACATTTCCTCGAACTTCGGTTCAAACTTTTCTTTGGcaccaaaatattttgcgGGATCACCATTAATAGAGTGTCCTAGGATCTCTCTAAGCGCTAAGACTCGGGCACAAGATGAGTAGCAGGTGAGGTTCTTCAGCAGGTGACAAACCATTTTCATACCCTGCTGTTTGTTCATTATgtctaaagaaaataatcatttaaatcaGGAGCTATCTGGAACGACTGCATAGTTTGCGACCTACCTTCTTCGGCGATGCACAAAAAGAAGTACTGAATCACAGCTCTGGTTAACTTCAACGTGAGCTCTACATttggtaagaaattattttcttcaggCGCACTAAACAGATCCAACATTTTGACAATATCATTGGCCAGTGTGAAATCGTACGTTTTCGTTAACAGAGATGAGATCTGATGTAAATTGGATTTAATAGCGTTTGTAATCATCTTCGACCGGAAGATCGTCGCCTTGTTGGACCTCTCCCACCTATATgaagattttaaaattattaaatattagggACCAGCATGTCCAAGGATACACAGGATACTTACTTCAACATTATAGTGAGATTTTGAAAGAGCTGCCTTCTCTCCTGCTTCTCAAAGACattcttgtaatttatttctctgaGCGCTTGCTCTATTACTTGGGTGAAATAACCATGACTTGCTAACATGTTCTCTGTTTCAGACTTGTTTGAGGGGAAGAGGATGACGTTGTTGCAAACGAGGCGTATTAAAGCTGCAAGGTGAAAGTTTGTCACCGACTTAGTCAACATGTACGATGCAGCAGATATCAGTATGTTAGGACTCTGACTGCCGAGGAAGCATAACAATCTGACGGCTGTTTGTACCCGGAGGGGACTATCATTCAACAACAGCGGCAATATTACTGGCAGTTCTTGCTTGATCGAAATCAGTAAAGCAATGTTCGCAGACTGGGGCCCATGTGTTCGCAAGAGAAGGTCGATTTCTTGCATCACCAATTCTAGGATTTCACTGCACACGCTCTTGATACTCTGCGACGTGTTTGCACTGTGGTAGCCAACTCTAGTTGTGTTCAGAGCAAGATTCAATAGTAAATTTATGATTTGCGATGCACCCTGTTCGCATCCTAAGACCAAATGCACCGTCAAGTCTATTAGAGCTTCCGGTTGGTTATCGAAGTATTTACACCAATCGGTAGCAAATAAAGCCAACCGTGGAATGATTTCCGGCTTCAAGGTTTGCAACACGTCGCTTGTTATCGCTTTAAGAAGAGTCTGAGATAAAGACGCTAAATTCAAGAGAAACGGCACGGTGGCTAACTTCTGCTTTTTCATATCCTCGTCCGTGGCGACTTCCTCGCTCATACTCCATTTGAATAAATCCAATAACGCCGTTCGAATGTCCTGAAAATGGCTGCCGGCCAAGTGCCCTAAAATTCCGACAACCGAGTTTAGCTTAGGATTCTTTACATTGTGTTCATAGCCCATGGAACAAAAGTCCTTCAAACCACAGGACAATACTCTGGTTATTACTGTGTTAGGAAAACAACTACCAACATGGGCAACCACCCAATCAAAGTGAGGACTGTGCAAAACACTGGTGTCCAGCAATGCTTTAATACAAGATTCTGTATCAGAATGCATCAGGCACTGAAGACATTGTGCTGTAATGTCAATCAGGGTACGAGTGGCACGGCAGGACATCCATTGTTGCAGGAAGTCATTGATCCCAGCATTGCTAGGCAGGTTGCCACGTTTTGCATAGTCGGAGGACAGTTTACCTGCAATGTAAATTGGTTACTCATAGCCTCAAAATTGAAACACCTTGATCATCTCATACCTAGCAGTTCTAGAGACCATGCAGATATAATTGGTGCCCAAGCCTCTGGGTTCCCATTTATGAAACCACTCAAAACAGAATGTATCTCTGCTATAATGGATTCTTCGCATATTGCCAAAGTTTGATTTGTCTGtgaaaattggaataattgaTGAAACTGACCTCACTAAAATTTTTAGCGAACTTACTTCGATTTGACGAACGTGCTTGGTAACTGCAACGAAAAACACGTTACAGAAGTATTCAAGCACCGCGTCTCTAGCAGCAGGTACATTTCGAAGTAAAGATAAGGCTGTTCGAGTGACATCGAGGGTACTTGTGTTGTGAAGCGGCCTAACCGCTCCGGAAATGAACTTTCTAACCTCCGCCAAAATATCTTGCGGCGAAAGCGATCCCGTTGAGTTGTACATCGTTACTTGTTCCTTTCAGTCAACGAAAAAAATCGCATGCTACCTCAAAAATTGCGATTACATCTTCCATCAACTTTTTAGGGGTTAGACTCAAGCATCGCGCGCTTTCTACTGCGATGCAACATGATGCTTGTAATCATTTTATCGTGCTTGCTATgagtataattacaatttctttacGGTTAAAGTACGCAGATACTTCAAgagatgtaattaaataatatgtttacaTGTGTCTTAATATACAacgtttacaaatttttcaaagcgtTCTCTCACTTGTTTTGAGTAGATGGCAGCAGAATTTggaggaaataaaatgtttcctcCTTAACATCACACTGATGGACCTTCGTAACATAGTGTTTACATCCCCGCCATTTTATAACGTACCCAATCGCGAAATTTCTCAAGCTTTTAATCAATCAGAACGATAATAAAatggcatttttatttttctcgaatgTCTCGTTGGGATTCTGGAATTACGGGACGTTATGAAAAAAGTCTGCA is a window encoding:
- the Omd gene encoding integrator complex subunit 5 omd, which produces MYNSTGSLSPQDILAEVRKFISGAVRPLHNTSTLDVTRTALSLLRNVPAARDAVLEYFCNVFFVAVTKHVRQIETNQTLAICEESIIAEIHSVLSGFINGNPEAWAPIISAWSLELLGKLSSDYAKRGNLPSNAGINDFLQQWMSCRATRTLIDITAQCLQCLMHSDTESCIKALLDTSVLHSPHFDWVVAHVGSCFPNTVITRVLSCGLKDFCSMGYEHNVKNPKLNSVVGILGHLAGSHFQDIRTALLDLFKWSMSEEVATDEDMKKQKLATVPFLLNLASLSQTLLKAITSDVLQTLKPEIIPRLALFATDWCKYFDNQPEALIDLTVHLVLGCEQGASQIINLLLNLALNTTRVGYHSANTSQSIKSVCSEILELVMQEIDLLLRTHGPQSANIALLISIKQELPVILPLLLNDSPLRVQTAVRLLCFLGSQSPNILISAASYMLTKSVTNFHLAALIRLVCNNVILFPSNKSETENMLASHGYFTQVIEQALREINYKNVFEKQERRQLFQNLTIMLKWERSNKATIFRSKMITNAIKSNLHQISSLLTKTYDFTLANDIVKMLDLFSAPEENNFLPNVELTLKLTRAVIQYFFLCIAEEDIMNKQQGMKMVCHLLKNLTCYSSCARVLALREILGHSINGDPAKYFGAKEKFEPKFEEMLLLHQNHKQVTSTMLAQKHSSVFHAGVIGHGPRKPPPENTIDKEIIALNKMLLMDVIKACCSTKDSERYPVNLDALTMVSLLLVELVSPDVMYNGLPWPDEEFTKVTIERDLQIRRTFRDVPLLWTLLKLTAWYRPALAYCSVLLRGIAATVMAIWNTSEGVSLVSVMALGQLLPPPLASIRDILPVLEPHQINTIMKECVWAYMRENVPSPALFTRSEGANIAWRDTDTSMPNIRFTETLRLVLLANIHTMGPLYATLFYSDNK